The following nucleotide sequence is from Acidobacteriota bacterium.
CCACCCGCGGCGACAGCCGTGGCGAGAGCGTCGGCAGCAGCGGCCGTTCTCGCCAGCACGCTGAACGAGGCCCGACCGCGGGTCGGCCTCCCGTTCCGCGGGTCGAGCACGTGGCCAGCGAACCGGCCTGCGCGGATCGCGCCGCGTTCGCCGTTCCCGGACGTGGCGAGACTCCCGTCGCGCAACCGGACGACGAGCGCGGGGATGTCGCGCGCGAGTGGATGCGCGACCGCGACGCACCATCCGCCCGGTGGTGGCTCTCCTACCGCCAGGAGCTGGCCGCCAAAGTCGAGCAACGCGCGCCGGACACCGTGTCTCCGAAGCACGCGCCCCGCCGCGTCGAGTGCTATCCCCTTGCCGATACCGTCGAGATCGAGCTGCACTCCGGGTCGGCGAGCGATCAGCCGGAAGGCACCGGTCGGCGTTCTCTCGAGCCGGACCAGGCGGTGACCCGCGGCGGCGCGTGCCGCGGCCAGAGGCAGCGCAGTTCCGGCTCGCGGAGGACGCGCAACTCCCCAGGCGTCGAGCAGCGCCCCGAGCGCCGGATCGAAGAGCCCGCCGGTCCGCCGTGCCCAGGCGAGCCCCCGGCGGAGCGCCCGCCCGAGAGGCCGGCCGACCGGGATCCCCGCTCCGGGCGTCGACCGCGAAAGGATTTCGTTGAGGCGCCGAAGCTCGCCCGCATCGTTCCAGTTCGAGAGCGTTCGATCGAGCGATTCCACCCGCGCGAAAGCCGCCTCGACAGCCGGATCGAGGGCCGAGGCCGGTTTCCCTTCCGCCTGGATCCGCAGCGGTGCGCCCATCAGGTAGCGGCTGCGGTCGATCGACGCCGTCTCCTCCGACTCCGCCCGCGGCACGGTCGCAAAGAAGAAAAGCAGGACGAGGATGGCGACCCCCCTGGCGGCCGAGACGGCACCGTCCCGCCGTGCAGCCGACGCGCCCCGGGGTAGCGGTCGCTCGCCGAAAAAGCACACACGGGCCCCCGCCCGCCGTCAGTCGCCGGCGGCGCTGGCCGGGCCATACCCGGCTTCCGTGCCGATCTGGTGACGTTCCCGGCGTTCCGCCGCCCCCGGCGGATCGCCTCACGGACCGCCCCTGCCTGGCTCGCAGGAAGGCAAATCTTGAATCAAGTAGACTAGATTTGCAAGCAACTGCAAGTCAGGGAGTTCGACCTCGTTCGCGCGGAGACGATGTTCCGCTCGGGAGCCGGCCGGTCGGATCGGCGACGCGTTCCATCGAGGCGACGAAGCTCTCGAGCTGGTCGAGCAGTCGGCCGGGGGACTCCACGAAGAACTGCGCGATCGTCTGGCGCCGGCCGACGCAGCAGGTCATCACCGGCTCGTGGGGACCGCGCTGTGCAGCCTCGAACATCTCCTCGTCGGTCCGGTCGTTCCCCGCGCAGAAGAGCAGTCCGGTTCCCGGATGGCGCTCCAGGGCTTCGCCGACGACGCGGGCCTTCGACGCCAGGGCGTGTCGGACCTCGATCACCCGGGATCCGGGGAGAACGCTGAACTCCCTCCCCCGGAGCCGCTCCTCGAGCACGGCGAGCAGCTCCGTCGCTCTCCAAGCACCGAGTCTCGGATCGGCGGCCCGGTAGTGCCAGGCGATCGAAGCCTCCTTCGTCTCGATCTTGCTTCCCGGAGTCCGCTCGACGAAATCCTCGAACACCGGCCGGACCAGCTCGTCGATCACGGTGTGGTCGATGGTGGGCCGGTCCGGCCAGGTCCCGCCGGGGGGGCGCGTCCGGAGGCCGTGTTCGCTCACGAGGCCGATCGGGAGGTCGCCCAGCCATCCCTCGAGCACCGGCGCAGGCCGGCCGCTGACGACGTAGACGGTGGCCACCTCGGCGAGTCGCCGCAGCAGCCGCAGCAGCCGCTCTCCCGGGGCCGCCTGCGCCGGGAGCATGGCGTGGGGCTCCAGCGTTCCGTCGTAGTCGAGAAGGAACAGGGGCCGGCCTCGCCCCGCAGCGGCCTCGACGATCAGGTCGGGCTGCAGGTACCGCGGCCCCTGGTTGAGCTCGACGTGCGACGTCTCCATGCGGGCGAGGAACCGCTCCGCCCAACGCGCCGCCGTGTTCCGGCGCACGAAGTCCGCCATCTGGCCGAAGGTCTCCTCGTCCGGGTCGGAGGCGAGCGCATCGGCGAGAACCTCGGCCATGCCCACCACGTTGTGGGGGTTGACCAGGCGAGCGCCGGCGAGGCAGGAGGCGGCGCCCGCGAACTCGCTCAGAACGAGCTGCCCCGGACGGCCCTCCCGGGCCGCGATGTACTCGAGGCAAACCAGGTTCATCCCGTCACGCAGGGGCGTGACGAAGGCCACGTCGGCGGCGCGGAACAATGCCGCGATCCGGGCGCGGGACACGTTGCGGTTCACGTAGACGAGAGGCGTCCACTGCACGGTCCCGTGCTCGCCGTTGATCGACCCGACGAGCTCGTCGACTTCGCGTTTCAGATCCTGGTATTCCTGGACTCCGGTTCGTGACGGCGCCGCAACCTGAACGAGAACAGCCCTCCCTTTCCACTCGGGGCGCGTCCGGAGCAGCTCGTCGTACGCCCGCAGCTTCTCCGGAATGCCCTTGGTGTAGTCCAACCGGTCGACCCCGACGATCAGCTTCTTCCCCGCGAACCGCCGCCGGAGAGAGTCGTACTCGCGCCGGCCCTCGTCGGTTCCCGCGAGCCGAACCACTTCGGCAGGATCGATCCCGATCGGGAGCACGCCCAGGCGGGTCGAGTGCGTGGGCATGTGCACCGTCTCCGGGTCGGACTCGAGGCCGAGCACGCGAAGGCACGCGTTCCGGAAGTGGCTGATGTACTCGTAGGTGTGAAAGCCGACCAGATCGGCCCCGAGCATGCCCCGGAGGATCGGTTCGCGGACCGGAAGCCTCCGGTAGATCTCCGCCGAGGGGAACGGGATGTGCAGGAAGAAGCCGATGGGACCCGTGTGTCTCCGCTCGCGGAGCATCTGCGGGAGCAGGGCGAGCTGGTAGTCGTGGATCCAGATGGCGTCACCGGGCCGTGCGATCTCCGCGACGACATCCGCAAACGCTTCGTTGACCTCACGGTACTCGTGCCACGCCCGGCGGTCGTAGCGGGCCCGATCGGTCATCCCATGGAACAGCGGCCACAGCAGCCGGTTCGAGAACTCCTCGTAGAACCCGTGCAGGAGCCGCTCGTCGATGAACACCGGCACGGTCCGCCCGCTGCGGGCGAGCCGGTCGGCGATCTTCCCGCGGTCCTCCGGGGGGACGGGAGCACCCGGCCAGCCGACCCACGTGAAACCACGCCGGTCCGCCAGGGCGCGCAGGGCCGTGGCCAGACCGCCCGGACTCTGCTGCACGCGCCAGCCCCGCTCGGTGCGCGTCAGGCTGACCGGCAGACGGGTCGAGACGACGATCAGGCGGCGATCCGGCATCGACACGCCCGTATTTATGGCATATTTTCTGCTTTCATTTCAAACGGCGGAACATCAAGATGAAGTTGGCTCTCATCGGAAACTGCGCCTACCAGGCGCTGATCGACGACCGCGCCCGCGTGCGGTGGCTGTGCTGGCCGCGGTTCGACTCCAGCTTCGTCTTCGGAAACCTGCTGGACGAAGAAAAGGGCGGGATCTTCTCGGTCGAGCCGGCCGCCCCGCCTTCGCAGATCCAGCAGGAATATCTGGCGAACACCAACATCCTCCGCACGGTGTTCCGGACCGGCGAGGATCTCTTCGAGGTGCTCGACTTCGCCCCGCGGTTCGCCCAGTACGAGCGTTTCTACAAGCCGACCATGCTCATACGCCGGATCCGCCCCCTCGCCGGCGGACCGGTCGTGAGGGTGCGCTGCCGCCCCGTGTATGACTACGGCCGGCTGCAGCTCGAGCCGACGATGGCGAGCAACCACATCTACTGGAAGCCGCCCGGAAGCGAGCTCCGCTTGACGACGAACGTTCCGTTGACCTTCGTCCTCGAGGAGCGGCCGTTCCTCCTGGAAGCGGATGCCTACTTGGTGCTGACATGGGGCCGGCCGCTGGAAGCGCCGCTGGAGGAGACCTGCGACAAGTTCCTCCGGAGGACGCGGCGCTACTGGGAGACCTGGGTCCGCCACGGCGTGGTTCCCGACCGGTTCCAGAGGCCGGTCATCCGCTCGGCGCTGGCCCTCAAGTTGCACCAGTACGAGGACACGGGCGCCATCACGGCGGCGACGACCACGAGCCTGCCGGAATACCCGGGCTCGGGCCGCAATTGGGACTACCGCTTCTGCTGGCTGCGGGACGCTTGCTTCACCCTCGGCGCCCTGCGGCGGATCGGCCAGTTCGAGGAGATGGAGCGCTTCGTCACCTATCTGCTCAACATCGCCGAGCAAAGCCCGGAGCGCCTGCAGCCGGTCTACGGAATCTCGGGAGAAAGCCGCCTCGACGAGCGGATCCTCGACCACCTCGCCGGCTACGAGGGCAACCGGCCGGTGCGCATCGGCAACGACGCGTACCGGCAGCTCCAGAACGACGTCTATGGCGAGATGATCGCCGCCCTCGCGCCGCTCTTCCTCGACGTTCGGTTCCAGGACCTGGCGAGCACGCACTCGACCTCGCTCCTCGAGCGGCTCCTCGCGCGGATCGAACAGACCATGGAGGTCCCGGACTCCGGCCCTTGGGAAAAGCGCGGTCCGTCCCGCATCCACACCTTCTCTCTCCTGATGCACTGGACCGGAGCTTGTGCGGCCGCGCGAATCGGTGAGCGGTGCGGCAACCGGCGCCTGGCCGAGTGGGGCCGGCGGCTGGGGGCCCGGGCCCGCGACCTGATCGAGAAGCGCTGCTGGAGGCCGGACCGGGGCCACTACGCCGATTCGGTGGAGACCGACGATGCGGACGCTGCTCTGCTGATGATGGTCAATCTCGGCTACCTGGACCCTTCCCATCCCCACGCGGAGACGCACGTGCGGGCGCTCGGGGAGAGGCTTCGGGCCGATCACCACCTCCTCTATCGCTATCTCCAGGACGACGGGCTCGGCGAAACGAAGGCCAGCTTCACCGTGTGCGGCTTCTGGTACGCCGAAGCGCTCGCGCGCCTCGGCCGGGTCGACGAAGCGGAGGAGGTGTTCCGCAAGCTGTGCGGCCACGCGAACCATGTCGGCCTGCTGAGCGAGGACATCGACCCCGAGACGGGTCGGCTGTGGGGCAACTTTCCCCAGGCCTACTCCCACGTCGGCCTCATCAACGCCGCGTTCGCCATCAGCCCGGTCGCGGGTCCGATCGTCTGAGACGGCCGGGGGGCCGGCCCCGCCGGGAGAGGATGCCCCGCTCGAGCCGGGGGAAGGGCGCCGCCGTCAGAACGAGAGCCGGGAGACGCCGAATCCGGCCCGGATCGCGATCCACCCGGCGGTCGCGAGCCAGACGAGGAGGAGAGCCCGGGGCGACGTCTCCGGAATCAGAGCGAGGAGCAGCACGCCGGACGCTGTCGCGAAGAGCATCACGTTGCGCAGGAACGCGTAGCGCCCCGCGCCCCAGTGAATGCCGTCGGTCACGAACGAAAGAGCGTTGACCGGTTGCATGAGCGTACAGACCTTCCAAGCCGCTCCGAACGGCGCTCGCGCTTCCTCCGGAACGAGCAGCGCCGCGACGGCCGGCTCCACGAGCCACAGGACCACGCTGAGCACGAAGCCGGTGCCGAGCCCCCACGCGCAGCTCACCGCCGCGACCCGGAGCGCCCGCCGCCGGTCACCCGCGCCGAGGAAGAAGCCGACCAGCGACTGCGCCGCGGTGGCGTAGGCATCGAGCAGGAAAGCGAGCAGGATCCAGACCTGACGCACCGCCTGGTGTGCGGCTCCCGCCGCGACCCCGGCCCGGATGGCCGCGCGCGTCGCCAGCAGCAGGAATGCCAGCGCCGCCCCTGTCCGGATCACCATGTCGCGGCCCACGACGACGAGCCGCCGCGCCTCCGCCCCGTCGAGGCGCAGCACCAGGCCGATCCGCCGCCGCACGAGCATCACCGCGGCGACCGCGCCGAAGAGCTGACTGCCGGCGGTCGCGAGCGCCGCACCGGCAACACCGAGTCGCGGGAAGGGACCGGGTCCGAAGATCAGCAGCGGGTCGAGGAGCACGTTCAGTGCGCTCACGGCCGCGGCGACCGCGAGCGGCGCCCGCATCTCCTGCGTGCCCCGGAGCACTCCGAACGCGGCGAGCGTCACCAGGCCGGCCGGGGCGCCGACGAGCCGAATCGCGAGATAGACGACGGTGGCGTGCCGCACTTCCGGCACGTCGCTCATCCATGCGGCCGCGGGATGCAGGAGGGCAGCGAGCGCCAGCGCGAGCGCCACCCCGGAGAGCCCCGCGAGGATCAGGGCCGTCGAGGCGGCCCGGCGGGCGCGCGGCCGGTCGCCCCGTCCCTCCGCCTGCGCCACCTCCGTCTGGCTGCCGATCGCCAGGAAGTTGAACACCCACAAGACGCTGGACAAGAGCGCCGTCGCCGCCCCGAGCGCCGCCAGCGGCGCCGCACCGAGCCGCTCGACGAACGCGGTGTCGACGAGACCGGCGAGCGGCTCGACGATCAAAGACAACATCACCGGCGCCGACAGCGCCAGCAGGGTGCGATGGGGCCGCCTCTCGAAGGCCAGGGCCCGCGCGTCCGCGGTGGTCGCCATGGGGAGATTATCGATGGGCACCCGAATGCGGGCGACGAGGACCCCCTCGCCAGGCGGGCCGCGGCCGCGATAGGATGCCGCCCGCGATGGGAGCCGAACGCCCTTACGCAACCCTTCTCCTGGCCCTGCTCCTGGCAGCCGTCTCTCCCGGGGGCGCTGCCGAGAAGAGCGGGCCGGGCGGGGACGAGGCCGAAGAAGCGGGTGCCAACGGCGTCGAAGAGGAGGTGACCGTCTCCGCGTCGGCCACCTCGGACGATCCGCTCGACGCCCCCGCGGCCGTGGACGTCCTCACCGGGGACGACCTCGAGCAGCGGCCGGCGGATACCGTCGTCGACCAGCTCCGCCGCGTCCCCGGCATCAACGTCATCCAGTTCTCCGCCCGCGACATCGAACTGGCCTCGCGGGCTTCCACCGGACAGGCGAACAACAGCACGCTGGCGCTCGTCGACGGAAGGACGCTCTATCAGGACTTTCTTGGCTTCGTGATGTGGGAGTTCGCGCCCACCGATCCGTCGCTGATCGACAGGATCGAGATCGTCCGGGGCCCCGCCTCGTCGCTCTGGGGCGCCAACGCGGTCGGGGGACTGGTCCACGTGATCACGAAGAGCCCGCAGGAAACGCTCGGCACGACCGTCGAGATCGGCGGCGGAGCGTACGGGACGCGCTCCGTGCATGTCACGCACAGCGTCGCGGCTCGGGGATGGGCGGTGCGCGTCGGGGCGGGACTCTTCGAAAGCGATCCCTTCCCCCGTCCCCAGACGATCACGAACATGTTCGGGGAGACGATCGACCCGGATCTCGGGGTGAACGAGGCCGGCGCACACGACGCGGGAACGCGGCAGCCCAGGTTCGATTTCCGGGCGGACCGTACCGACGGGCTGAGGGGAGTCTGGTCCTTCCAGGGGGGCTGGGCGCGGACGCGCGGGCGGCTCGCCACCGGGCTCGGACCGTTCGACATCGATCCCTCGACCTCGATGAGCTACCTTCAGGGGCGGTACCGGTCCGGCGCCTACGAGGCGCAGGTCTACCTCAACTACACGGACGGCGACGCCACGAATCTCATCAACGGCGTGCCGCTCTCGTTCAAGGCGGCGGCAACGAATCTCTCCCTGCGCTCGCGGCGTGTGATCGGCTCGCGCCTGGTGCTCGGCTACGGCGCCGAGGCGCGCCTTTCGAGCTACGCGCTGTCGATCGCTCCCCGCGGGCGCCGGCGGGCGCAGGCGGCGCTCTTCGGCGAGGCGGAGTGGTCGCTCACACCGCACTGGAGTCTCGCCGGCGGCCTTCGGGTGGATCACGTCGTCGAGACGATCGGCACCATCGCTTCCCCGCGAATCGGTCTGATGTTCCGGCCCGGCGAGAACCAGACGCTCCGTGTCGCGTGGGGACGCGCGTTCCGGTCGCCCTCGGTGATCGAATCGGACCTGTGGGTCCCGTCGATACCGGTCGCGATCCTCGACTGGAACGAGATCGACCGAGAGGTCGTCGGCTTCCCGTTCTTCGCTCTGGTGGCGGAATGGGTCTGCTCCCAGCGCCCGGACAACTGCGGCGCGCCCCCCGGGGAGATCCCCACCTACACCGCCGTCACGGCGGCGAGAGGCTCCCGCGAGCTGGACGCGGAGAGAACCTCGTCGGTGGAGCTCGGCTACGCGGCCCGCCTGGGCCGCCTCCGCCTGTCGGCCACCGTCTACCGGACCCGCTCGTCGAACGGGATCGACTTCCCCGTTCTGGCCTACTACGGCAACGGGCCCGACGGCGTTCCCGGCACCGCCGACGACATCGTGCTCCCGCCGGATCCGGACGGGGACGGCACTCTCGAAGCACCCCCGCTCGACGTCTGCCCGGGCGTCTCCCAGCTCCATCCGTTCGACGAGATGTGCGCCGCCGGACCGGTCGGCTACAACCACTTCCTCTCCGTGCTCCTGGACGGCCAGATCCCCGCCCTCTTCGGCTACCGCAACCGGGGCCGATCGGAGAACAGGGGATTCGAGCTCGGCCTCGACTGGTCGACCCGGAGCGGCCTCTCCCTGTTCGCTTCCTATTCGTGGCAGGACGATGCCCGCGCGGACGGCGTGCCGATGCCCGAGAGGATCGCTCAGGTGCTCGCCGAGCGGGAGGCGGGTGCGGATCTCGACGGCGACGGCCGGATCGCCGACACGACGCCGTTCATCAACAACCCGCCCGCGCACCGGCTGAGCGCGGGCGTGACGCTGGATCGGGGACGGTGGTTCGGAGGGGTGACCGCGGACTACGTCTCCCGGGCCTTCTGGCAGGACGTGATGACCGCGGACTTCTGGGGCTGGACCAGCGGCTACACGGTGCTCGGGATCCAGGGCGGCTGGCGGCACCCCGGCGGCCACCTCGAGCTGGTCTGGCAGGTCACCAATCTGCTGGACCGCAAGGTGCAGCAGCACATCTTCGGGGACGTGATCGGCCGCCGGGCCTCGGCCCGGATCCGGTGGAGGCTCGGCCCGGCGCGCTGAGGCGCCTACCCGAGGGAGGAGTACCGGCGTAAAACTCCGGCGGCGCCCGCCCGGGCCGGTTGCCGCCGCGCCGCCGGACTGGGGGCGGCACCGAGGTGCGCGAAGCCGTGGGAGACCGGTCGTCGCGCCCCGTCGTGCGGCCGCTGGGGAGCGGCCCGGCAGTCGGCCACGCCACGCCGGGCGCGGGCGAGGGGGAGCGCCGGGCGGCCCTGCGCGCGGCTTCCCGGGAGCGGGAGCGCGGGGGCCGGCGGCCGCCCTTCGCGGGGAGGAGGTAGGCCATGCGTGCTCTGTCGGGCTGGATCGCTTTGGGAATCGGGCTGTGCGCCGCGCCGGCGCTCGCCGGAGCGCTCGAGGCGCGACCTCCGGCCCCGGCGGAGGGGCAGCGATTCGCGCTGCTCCGGGTGGAGGGGAAGGCGCTCGGGGAGCTTCCGCGCGCGTTCGAGCGCCGCACCTTCTGGGACCTCAGGCCGCTGGCGGCGCGCGGAACGCTCTTCTCGGGGCGGTTCCTTTCCGCCCGCGAGGCGGGACTCGGCGAGACGGCGGCGGCTGTGGGAGCCGACGGCGCCCTCTGCTTCTTCCGGCGCGGCCCGAAGGGGGACGAGCGCCGCGTTGGGTGCCTGCTGTTCGACCGGTCCGGAACGGCACCCGAGGGTCCGCGGTGGCTGTGGTCCGATCTGCCCGAGCCGGCTCCCCTCGGCCTGCTCCCCGCTTCGCCCGGGATGACCGCTCCGGCCGCGACGGCCGTCGGCGCTCGCGAACTGTGGGAGGCCGGCGGGCAGCGGTTCGTCCGCTCGGGGGTCGCGGAGGGCGTCGTTGTCGTACCGGGCGGACCCGCCGAGGCCGTCCTCGTCCGCGAGGAGGTTCGGGGGGCCGAAGAGGGGCCCCGGCTCCGGCTGCGTTTCGTCGACCGGCGGGGCGGCACGGTCGCCCTGCTGGAAGGGCCGCTCCCGGCCGCCGGGGAACCGTTCCGGCCGCGGCTCGCCGACATGCTGGCGGGAGGCGGCACCGACTCGAACGACGGCATCGAGATCGGCTACGAGTCCCTGAGCGGAGCCCTCCGGCCGAAGACGGTCGGCGTCTTCCAGCGCGCCGTGGTCAGCGACACGCCCCTCACTTCCCTGAATCCGGCCTGGACCAGCGCGGGCGAGATGATTTCGATCGACCAGTTCGGGGTCGACTATCAGCCCGATCCCGGCGATCCGGGAAGCGCCACCACGCTACCCGAGGTCTGGGATTTCACCGGACTGGTGGAGGCGAACCTCACGCACCGCCGGTTCCTCACGACGCGCGACGACATCGACGGTCCCGCTCCCGACTGCCCCGAAACCTGCGCGGTACGCGATCTGGGCCCCAACCCTCCCGACGGGACGTGGCAGGCCTACCTCAAGGCGGACTACTACACGCCCACCGGCGGCTACCTCACGCGCGACATCTTCACGCTCAACGACAACGACACCGGCGCCAATCCTTCGATCGATATCCCGTACCTGTCGCAAGACGAGATGAACACGGAGGACTGGACGCAGGTGTGCTACGAGCAGAGTGCCGGAGGGCCCGACCGGCTCTTCCGGTTCCTGCGGTTCAGCGGTCCCGATCCGGCGACGGCGACGATGAAGGTGGGCGACACGTGGACCTCGGGGAACTGGACCGAGTGCGACGACGCGCACGGCCTCAAGCTCACCACCGCTTCCCAGTGCGATCCGCTGTGCTGGCCCGGATGCAACGGCAACGATCCCCGCGCCCGCGGTCTCCTGCCGGGGAACGCCGGTTTCCGCATGACGGTGGTCGAGGACGG
It contains:
- a CDS encoding FAD:protein FMN transferase codes for the protein MCFFGERPLPRGASAARRDGAVSAARGVAILVLLFFFATVPRAESEETASIDRSRYLMGAPLRIQAEGKPASALDPAVEAAFARVESLDRTLSNWNDAGELRRLNEILSRSTPGAGIPVGRPLGRALRRGLAWARRTGGLFDPALGALLDAWGVARPPRAGTALPLAAARAAAGHRLVRLERTPTGAFRLIARRPGVQLDLDGIGKGIALDAAGRVLRRHGVRRALLDFGGQLLAVGEPPPGGWCVAVAHPLARDIPALVVRLRDGSLATSGNGERGAIRAGRFAGHVLDPRNGRPTRGRASFSVLARTAAAADALATAVAAGG
- a CDS encoding bifunctional alpha,alpha-trehalose-phosphate synthase (UDP-forming)/trehalose-phosphatase is translated as MPDRRLIVVSTRLPVSLTRTERGWRVQQSPGGLATALRALADRRGFTWVGWPGAPVPPEDRGKIADRLARSGRTVPVFIDERLLHGFYEEFSNRLLWPLFHGMTDRARYDRRAWHEYREVNEAFADVVAEIARPGDAIWIHDYQLALLPQMLRERRHTGPIGFFLHIPFPSAEIYRRLPVREPILRGMLGADLVGFHTYEYISHFRNACLRVLGLESDPETVHMPTHSTRLGVLPIGIDPAEVVRLAGTDEGRREYDSLRRRFAGKKLIVGVDRLDYTKGIPEKLRAYDELLRTRPEWKGRAVLVQVAAPSRTGVQEYQDLKREVDELVGSINGEHGTVQWTPLVYVNRNVSRARIAALFRAADVAFVTPLRDGMNLVCLEYIAAREGRPGQLVLSEFAGAASCLAGARLVNPHNVVGMAEVLADALASDPDEETFGQMADFVRRNTAARWAERFLARMETSHVELNQGPRYLQPDLIVEAAAGRGRPLFLLDYDGTLEPHAMLPAQAAPGERLLRLLRRLAEVATVYVVSGRPAPVLEGWLGDLPIGLVSEHGLRTRPPGGTWPDRPTIDHTVIDELVRPVFEDFVERTPGSKIETKEASIAWHYRAADPRLGAWRATELLAVLEERLRGREFSVLPGSRVIEVRHALASKARVVGEALERHPGTGLLFCAGNDRTDEEMFEAAQRGPHEPVMTCCVGRRQTIAQFFVESPGRLLDQLESFVASMERVADPTGRLPSGTSSPRERGRTP
- a CDS encoding glycoside hydrolase family 15 protein is translated as MKLALIGNCAYQALIDDRARVRWLCWPRFDSSFVFGNLLDEEKGGIFSVEPAAPPSQIQQEYLANTNILRTVFRTGEDLFEVLDFAPRFAQYERFYKPTMLIRRIRPLAGGPVVRVRCRPVYDYGRLQLEPTMASNHIYWKPPGSELRLTTNVPLTFVLEERPFLLEADAYLVLTWGRPLEAPLEETCDKFLRRTRRYWETWVRHGVVPDRFQRPVIRSALALKLHQYEDTGAITAATTTSLPEYPGSGRNWDYRFCWLRDACFTLGALRRIGQFEEMERFVTYLLNIAEQSPERLQPVYGISGESRLDERILDHLAGYEGNRPVRIGNDAYRQLQNDVYGEMIAALAPLFLDVRFQDLASTHSTSLLERLLARIEQTMEVPDSGPWEKRGPSRIHTFSLLMHWTGACAAARIGERCGNRRLAEWGRRLGARARDLIEKRCWRPDRGHYADSVETDDADAALLMMVNLGYLDPSHPHAETHVRALGERLRADHHLLYRYLQDDGLGETKASFTVCGFWYAEALARLGRVDEAEEVFRKLCGHANHVGLLSEDIDPETGRLWGNFPQAYSHVGLINAAFAISPVAGPIV
- a CDS encoding MATE family efflux transporter, with protein sequence MATTADARALAFERRPHRTLLALSAPVMLSLIVEPLAGLVDTAFVERLGAAPLAALGAATALLSSVLWVFNFLAIGSQTEVAQAEGRGDRPRARRAASTALILAGLSGVALALALAALLHPAAAWMSDVPEVRHATVVYLAIRLVGAPAGLVTLAAFGVLRGTQEMRAPLAVAAAVSALNVLLDPLLIFGPGPFPRLGVAGAALATAGSQLFGAVAAVMLVRRRIGLVLRLDGAEARRLVVVGRDMVIRTGAALAFLLLATRAAIRAGVAAGAAHQAVRQVWILLAFLLDAYATAAQSLVGFFLGAGDRRRALRVAAVSCAWGLGTGFVLSVVLWLVEPAVAALLVPEEARAPFGAAWKVCTLMQPVNALSFVTDGIHWGAGRYAFLRNVMLFATASGVLLLALIPETSPRALLLVWLATAGWIAIRAGFGVSRLSF
- a CDS encoding TonB-dependent receptor; this encodes MPPAMGAERPYATLLLALLLAAVSPGGAAEKSGPGGDEAEEAGANGVEEEVTVSASATSDDPLDAPAAVDVLTGDDLEQRPADTVVDQLRRVPGINVIQFSARDIELASRASTGQANNSTLALVDGRTLYQDFLGFVMWEFAPTDPSLIDRIEIVRGPASSLWGANAVGGLVHVITKSPQETLGTTVEIGGGAYGTRSVHVTHSVAARGWAVRVGAGLFESDPFPRPQTITNMFGETIDPDLGVNEAGAHDAGTRQPRFDFRADRTDGLRGVWSFQGGWARTRGRLATGLGPFDIDPSTSMSYLQGRYRSGAYEAQVYLNYTDGDATNLINGVPLSFKAAATNLSLRSRRVIGSRLVLGYGAEARLSSYALSIAPRGRRRAQAALFGEAEWSLTPHWSLAGGLRVDHVVETIGTIASPRIGLMFRPGENQTLRVAWGRAFRSPSVIESDLWVPSIPVAILDWNEIDREVVGFPFFALVAEWVCSQRPDNCGAPPGEIPTYTAVTAARGSRELDAERTSSVELGYAARLGRLRLSATVYRTRSSNGIDFPVLAYYGNGPDGVPGTADDIVLPPDPDGDGTLEAPPLDVCPGVSQLHPFDEMCAAGPVGYNHFLSVLLDGQIPALFGYRNRGRSENRGFELGLDWSTRSGLSLFASYSWQDDARADGVPMPERIAQVLAEREAGADLDGDGRIADTTPFINNPPAHRLSAGVTLDRGRWFGGVTADYVSRAFWQDVMTADFWGWTSGYTVLGIQGGWRHPGGHLELVWQVTNLLDRKVQQHIFGDVIGRRASARIRWRLGPAR